A region from the Desulfoglaeba alkanexedens ALDC genome encodes:
- a CDS encoding sugar transferase: protein MLKGKRPSLRESSPFLMPFLRLLDAALVVLTLYSIVVLYVGQWGDQYTDLAVAAFGMTLLVFHYADLYRPWRGQSFISEFSVLCTAWVIEIGLVMFLLFVFKQGQVFSRAALLIWFGAVPMVLFVVHVSFRKMLRLLRSSGKNLRRAVIVGAGDLGFTLARHIEAAPWIGIRVIGFFDDRKTTADLAGTAQRDQTILGTVSDLKKYLEKNDVDFVYIALPMRAEGKIHDILQNCRTLGARLFLVPDLYAFRILNTRLERLGSMMLLDFNPESGRKRLFDVAFSLLVILCSLPLTLPIALLIKLNDRGPVFYGHRRITVSGREFKCLKFRTMCVDADRKLEEILERDPEARREWAQTFKLKNDPRVTWLGRFLRKTSLDELPQFINVLKGEMSVVGARPIVHKELCEYYRENGGIYCSIKPGITGPWQIGKRSDTEDYQERVELDTWYAVNRNFWLDLKIICLTVVKVLRGSGAY, encoded by the coding sequence ATGCTGAAGGGGAAAAGACCATCTCTCAGAGAATCGAGCCCTTTTCTGATGCCTTTTCTGCGCCTGTTGGACGCCGCGCTGGTGGTGCTGACGCTCTATTCCATCGTGGTGCTGTACGTCGGTCAGTGGGGTGACCAGTACACCGATCTGGCCGTCGCCGCCTTCGGCATGACCCTGCTGGTGTTCCATTACGCGGATCTCTATCGGCCGTGGCGGGGGCAGAGCTTTATCAGCGAGTTTAGCGTCCTTTGCACAGCCTGGGTCATCGAGATCGGGCTGGTGATGTTTCTGCTGTTCGTTTTCAAGCAGGGCCAGGTTTTTTCCCGCGCGGCGCTGCTGATTTGGTTCGGGGCCGTGCCCATGGTCCTGTTCGTGGTGCATGTCTCCTTTCGCAAGATGCTCCGGTTGCTTCGGTCCAGCGGCAAGAACCTGCGCCGGGCGGTCATCGTGGGCGCCGGAGATCTCGGGTTCACCCTGGCGCGGCATATCGAAGCGGCCCCCTGGATCGGCATCCGGGTGATCGGTTTTTTTGACGACCGGAAAACCACCGCGGACCTGGCCGGCACGGCGCAGCGGGACCAAACCATCCTGGGAACCGTTTCCGACCTCAAAAAATATCTTGAAAAGAACGACGTGGACTTTGTCTACATCGCCCTGCCCATGCGGGCCGAAGGCAAGATTCATGATATCCTGCAAAACTGCCGCACCCTGGGGGCGCGGCTTTTCCTGGTGCCGGATCTTTACGCCTTCCGCATTTTGAACACCCGGCTGGAGCGGCTGGGGTCGATGATGCTGCTGGATTTCAACCCCGAGTCGGGCCGCAAGCGGCTCTTCGATGTGGCCTTCTCGTTGCTGGTGATCCTTTGCAGCCTGCCGTTGACCCTGCCCATCGCCTTGCTGATCAAGCTGAACGACCGGGGGCCGGTCTTCTACGGCCACCGGCGCATCACGGTCTCCGGCCGCGAGTTCAAGTGCCTGAAGTTTCGCACCATGTGCGTCGATGCCGACCGCAAGCTGGAAGAGATCCTGGAGAGGGATCCGGAGGCGCGGCGGGAGTGGGCGCAGACCTTCAAGCTGAAGAACGATCCCCGCGTGACCTGGTTGGGGCGCTTTCTGCGCAAGACCAGCCTGGACGAGCTGCCCCAGTTTATCAATGTGCTGAAGGGGGAAATGAGCGTGGTGGGGGCCCGGCCCATCGTGCACAAGGAGCTGTGCGAGTATTATCGCGAAAACGGCGGGATCTACTGCTCCATCAAGCCGGGGATCACTGGGCCGTGGCAGATCGGCAAGCGCAGCGACACCGAGGACTACCAGGAGCGCGTCGAGCTGGACACCTGGTATGCCGTCAACCGCAATTTCTGGCTGGATCTGAAGATCATCTGCCTGACCGTGGTCAAGGTGCTTCGGGGTAGCGGGGCGTACTAG
- a CDS encoding endonuclease/exonuclease/phosphatase family protein, translated as MIYRRYLLIVAIATCLAIGMAWAVHRPEAGGGGFSAMTFNVGDANPRPFPVARTAACILDEGRPDILFLQEVPGGRARAELLEALGYPHAAGAQAKSGKLAGLMVLSLYPIGETREIELPSDGRGSGALCAVLDIDGERVLACSVHLDEVDPKVRNAEGQVVFSARQALDSIYAELFSDTVRTAAVKVLGAAVAHAGMPVILAGDFNTVPVSRTIRHVSARYRDVLWPGVGWFQGTYHKIAFPLNPRIDYIFVSQRIAVDQARVLARSAGDHFPVRAALKKSA; from the coding sequence ATGATTTACAGACGCTACCTCCTGATTGTTGCGATTGCCACCTGCCTGGCCATCGGCATGGCCTGGGCCGTGCACCGGCCCGAGGCGGGCGGCGGCGGCTTTTCCGCCATGACCTTCAACGTGGGCGATGCCAACCCGCGGCCGTTCCCGGTGGCCCGGACCGCGGCCTGCATCCTGGACGAAGGCCGGCCGGATATTCTGTTCTTGCAGGAAGTGCCCGGCGGCCGGGCCAGGGCCGAGCTTTTGGAAGCCTTGGGGTATCCGCACGCGGCCGGGGCGCAGGCCAAGTCCGGGAAACTGGCCGGGCTGATGGTGCTATCGCTTTATCCCATCGGAGAAACGCGGGAGATCGAGCTGCCCAGCGACGGCAGAGGCTCCGGCGCGCTGTGCGCCGTGCTCGACATCGATGGCGAAAGAGTGCTGGCTTGCTCGGTGCATCTGGACGAGGTGGATCCCAAGGTCCGCAACGCCGAGGGGCAGGTGGTCTTTTCCGCGCGCCAGGCATTGGATTCCATCTACGCCGAGCTTTTCAGCGACACCGTGCGCACCGCTGCGGTCAAGGTCCTGGGGGCGGCCGTCGCCCACGCCGGCATGCCGGTGATCCTGGCCGGCGATTTCAACACCGTGCCGGTATCGCGCACCATCCGCCACGTGAGCGCCCGATACCGGGATGTGCTCTGGCCCGGGGTGGGCTGGTTTCAAGGCACCTATCACAAGATCGCTTTTCCGCTGAACCCCCGCATCGATTACATCTTTGTCTCCCAACGGATTGCGGTGGACCAGGCCCGGGTGCTGGCCCGCAGCGCCGGGGATCATTTCCCGGTCAGGGCGGCATTGAAGAAAAGCGCATAA
- a CDS encoding ATP-binding protein, with protein sequence MYIPQRQLANLKEAVTPGKVVVIYGPRRVGKTTLLKKYLESIPEEVLFVNGDDIVIREYLESQSTEKLRDFVGNHAILIVDEAQYINQVGRNLKIIVDTIPSLRIIATGSSSFDLAKDIGEPLTGRKRVLKLLPLAQMEIAHMEKPHQTKANLDARLIYGSYPEVILLRGNTERQSYLRELVSSYLFKDILQLEGIRHADKLQRLVQLLAFQIGNEVSLAELGKQLGMSKNTVERYLDLLEKVFIIFRRSGFSRNLRKEIVKNQRYYFYDNGVRNALINNFNPLEIRDDTGALWENYVIVERLKKQEYLGQSANAYFWRTYDKKEIDLVEERHGTLSGFEIKWKRRTLHAPKDWVNAYPNATFEVIHRDNYLQFIQ encoded by the coding sequence GTGTATATCCCACAGAGACAACTCGCCAATTTGAAAGAGGCCGTCACGCCGGGCAAGGTCGTGGTTATCTACGGCCCCCGCCGGGTGGGCAAGACCACACTTCTTAAAAAGTACCTCGAATCCATCCCCGAGGAAGTCCTGTTTGTGAACGGCGACGATATCGTGATCCGTGAATACCTGGAGAGCCAGTCCACCGAAAAACTCAGGGATTTTGTGGGAAATCACGCCATCCTTATTGTGGACGAGGCCCAGTACATCAACCAGGTCGGCCGAAACCTTAAAATCATCGTGGATACCATCCCCTCGCTTCGTATCATCGCCACGGGCTCTTCCTCGTTCGACCTCGCCAAAGACATCGGCGAGCCATTAACCGGCAGAAAAAGGGTCTTGAAACTTCTCCCTCTGGCGCAAATGGAGATCGCCCACATGGAGAAACCTCACCAAACCAAAGCCAATCTCGATGCACGGCTCATCTACGGCTCATACCCGGAAGTGATCCTCCTCCGCGGCAACACCGAACGCCAAAGCTACCTGCGCGAACTGGTTTCATCCTATTTGTTCAAGGATATTCTTCAACTGGAAGGGATCCGGCACGCTGACAAATTGCAGCGCCTGGTCCAGCTCCTGGCCTTTCAAATCGGCAACGAAGTCTCGCTCGCGGAGTTGGGAAAGCAGTTGGGTATGAGCAAAAATACGGTTGAGCGGTATCTGGATCTTCTGGAAAAGGTCTTTATCATCTTCAGGCGGAGCGGATTCAGCCGGAACCTGCGCAAGGAAATCGTCAAGAATCAACGCTATTATTTCTATGATAACGGCGTTCGCAACGCCTTGATCAACAACTTCAATCCATTGGAGATTCGTGACGACACCGGGGCGCTATGGGAAAACTATGTGATCGTGGAACGGTTGAAAAAGCAGGAATATCTGGGCCAGTCCGCGAACGCCTACTTCTGGAGGACATACGACAAAAAGGAAATCGACTTGGTTGAAGAACGCCACGGAACCCTCTCAGGTTTTGAGATCAAATGGAAACGCCGCACGCTCCACGCGCCCAAGGATTGGGTAAACGCCTACCCCAATGCCACTTTCGAAGTCATACACCGGGACAACTATTTGCAGTTTATTCAATAA
- a CDS encoding HEPN domain-containing protein produces MDKHEILQYWIESSDTDFSAMEHLFEKADYAWALFVGHLVLEKLIKAWYVHNVGINPPFIHDLVRLAEKADLALSEGQKDILDTVSTFNLRACYDDYKREFHRKCTRDFTKKWMDEIRGMRTWLREKLPKP; encoded by the coding sequence GTGGACAAACACGAAATTCTCCAATACTGGATCGAGAGTTCGGACACCGATTTCAGTGCTATGGAGCATCTATTCGAAAAAGCAGATTATGCTTGGGCATTGTTTGTCGGGCATCTTGTCCTAGAAAAGCTCATCAAAGCTTGGTACGTTCACAATGTCGGAATAAATCCGCCGTTCATCCATGATCTTGTGCGGTTGGCAGAGAAGGCCGATTTAGCGCTCAGTGAAGGTCAAAAGGATATTCTGGACACCGTTTCCACGTTCAACCTGCGTGCGTGTTATGACGATTACAAAAGGGAATTTCATCGAAAATGCACACGTGATTTTACGAAAAAATGGATGGATGAAATTCGAGGTATGAGAACATGGCTCAGAGAGAAGCTCCCGAAGCCGTAG
- a CDS encoding nucleotidyltransferase domain-containing protein — MAQREAPEAVVNYATLLKRTIPHVKKVLLFGSYAKGTYKEDSDLDVAVIVETIADTFEMQVDLMKLRRKFDTRIEPHPIREADFHMANPIAREVMESGIEI; from the coding sequence ATGGCTCAGAGAGAAGCTCCCGAAGCCGTAGTGAATTATGCCACACTTTTGAAGAGGACAATCCCACACGTCAAAAAGGTCCTCCTTTTCGGATCGTACGCCAAAGGAACGTACAAAGAAGACAGCGATCTGGACGTTGCGGTGATTGTCGAGACGATTGCCGATACCTTTGAAATGCAGGTGGATTTGATGAAACTCCGACGGAAGTTTGATACGCGCATTGAACCTCATCCCATCAGGGAAGCCGACTTTCATATGGCAAACCCCATCGCGAGAGAAGTTATGGAAAGCGGAATCGAAATATGA
- a CDS encoding GxxExxY protein gives MDRDQRTYAIIGAAMEVHRELGPGFLEAVYQAAMEMELTLRDIPFRSQPQVAVQYKGRDLDKVYQPDLICFGEIIVELKALSNLSGTEEAQMINYLKATGMKVGLLINFGGPSLKYRRFVY, from the coding sequence GTGGACAGGGATCAGCGGACATACGCCATTATCGGGGCCGCCATGGAGGTGCATCGGGAGTTGGGTCCCGGTTTTCTGGAAGCGGTTTACCAGGCGGCCATGGAGATGGAACTGACGTTGAGGGACATCCCTTTCCGCTCTCAACCGCAAGTCGCCGTTCAATACAAAGGCCGCGATCTGGACAAGGTGTATCAGCCGGACCTGATATGCTTTGGGGAAATTATTGTGGAGCTCAAGGCCCTGTCCAACTTATCCGGGACCGAGGAGGCTCAGATGATCAATTACTTGAAGGCCACAGGGATGAAGGTGGGTTTGTTGATCAACTTCGGTGGGCCATCGCTGAAATACAGGCGCTTTGTGTATTAA
- a CDS encoding glycosyltransferase family 4 protein, translating into MRIALVHEWLTTYAGAERVLEQMIATFPEADFFALCDFLPQEERAFLQGRVPQTTLIQRLPLARSKYRAYLPLMPLAIEKFDLSGYDLVISSSHAVAKGVLTGPEQLHISYVHSPMRYAWDLQHQYLAEAGLGNGLRGWAARWILHRIRLWDVRTANGVDAFVANSNYIARRIWKVYRRKAQVIYPPVDVEHFSVRAAKEPFYLAASRMVPYKRMGLVVDAFAAMPGRRLVVAGDGPELRKIQAKARGAANIEVVGFLRTEVLRDYLTRAQALVFAAEEDFGILPVEAQACGTPVIAYGRGGCRETVVEGVTGLFFDAQTPDAVMDAVERFECCRNRFDPAVIRHHAESFSTDRFRNEFSTFVRETWERFRTERDRCFTG; encoded by the coding sequence TTGCGCATTGCATTAGTACATGAGTGGTTAACCACCTATGCGGGTGCCGAGCGGGTACTTGAGCAGATGATTGCCACATTCCCGGAGGCGGATTTTTTTGCGCTCTGTGATTTCCTGCCCCAAGAGGAGAGGGCCTTTCTCCAAGGCCGCGTTCCCCAAACCACCTTGATCCAGCGGCTGCCGCTGGCACGATCGAAGTATCGAGCTTATCTGCCGCTGATGCCGCTAGCAATCGAGAAGTTTGATCTTTCTGGATATGATCTGGTGATTTCCAGCTCCCACGCAGTTGCAAAAGGCGTTCTTACCGGACCTGAGCAACTGCATATCTCGTATGTGCATTCGCCGATGCGCTACGCCTGGGACTTACAGCACCAGTACTTGGCCGAAGCTGGGCTCGGGAACGGGCTGCGCGGCTGGGCCGCACGCTGGATTTTGCACCGTATCCGCCTCTGGGACGTCCGCACCGCAAACGGCGTGGATGCCTTCGTTGCGAACTCCAACTACATCGCACGCCGGATCTGGAAGGTTTACCGCCGAAAGGCCCAAGTGATCTATCCGCCGGTAGACGTGGAGCATTTTTCGGTGCGCGCGGCAAAGGAGCCATTTTATCTGGCGGCCTCTCGGATGGTACCGTACAAGCGCATGGGCCTGGTGGTGGATGCTTTTGCTGCGATGCCGGGCCGGCGGCTGGTGGTCGCAGGTGACGGGCCAGAACTGCGCAAAATACAGGCAAAGGCGAGAGGCGCGGCCAATATCGAAGTCGTCGGCTTTTTGCGCACAGAAGTGCTGCGGGATTACCTCACCCGGGCACAGGCGCTGGTGTTCGCGGCCGAGGAAGATTTCGGTATTCTCCCCGTGGAAGCGCAGGCTTGCGGAACGCCGGTGATCGCCTACGGTCGCGGGGGTTGCCGCGAGACGGTGGTCGAGGGGGTCACGGGGCTTTTTTTCGATGCGCAGACCCCGGACGCTGTAATGGATGCCGTGGAACGCTTCGAATGCTGTCGCAACCGTTTCGATCCCGCGGTGATCCGTCATCACGCCGAGAGCTTTTCAACAGACCGCTTCCGGAACGAATTTTCGACGTTTGTGCGGGAAACCTGGGAGCGGTTTCGTACCGAGCGGGATAGATGTTTTACGGGTTGA